The nucleotide window GCTCAGCCAGTTGACCAGCAGCGTGGCCCGGTAGCCGCGCGCGTGGAGCTCGCGCGCGCCCCAGGCGGAGAGCTTGAGGACCGCCGGGCCGGAGAGGCCCCAGTGGGTGACGAGGAGCGGGCCGGTCTGCTCGAGCTTCGTGCCCTCCAGCCGCAGCTGCGCCTGCGGCACCGAGATGCCCGCCAGGCCCTCCAGGCGGGGGTCGTCCACGTTGAAGGTGAAGAGCGACGGCACCGGGGGTTCGACGGCGTGCCCCAAGGCCTCGGCCCAAGCGTAGGCCTGGGCGTTGCTGCCCGTCGCCAGGAGTAGGCGCTCGCAGCTCAGGGTTTCGCCCTCCTTGAGCGCCACGGCGAAGCCGTTTTGGGTCCTTTTGACCGAGGTCACGGCGGCCCGGCTGCGAACCGTCACGCCGGCCGCCCTTGCCGCCTCGACGAGACAGCTCACGATGGTCTCCGAAGCGTCGGTCACCGGGAACATGCGCCCGTCGCTCTCGGCCTTGAGCGCCACCCCTCGCGCCGTGAACCACGCTACCGTCTCGCGGGGCCCGAAGCGGCTCATGGGACCGCGCAGGGCGCGGCCGCCCCGAGGGTAGTGCCCGGCGAGCAGGGCCGGGTCGAAGAGGTGATGGGTGACGTTGCAGCGGCCGCCGCCGGAGACGCGCACCTTGGCGAGAGGTTGGTGGCTGCGCTCCAGGAGGGTGACCCGCGTTCCTGGATTGCTCGCGGCGCAGGTGATGGCCGCGAAAAATCCCGCCGCCCCGCCGCCGACGATGACGACGTGTAGAGGCTCGCTCACCCGACCATCTTACCCGCCTTTCGGGAGAAGGGGCAGCTCTGGCAAAGCCGTCTCAGCCCTCCCTGCGCTCGAGCCCGACCGCGTAGAGCGCGCCCTCTTCCGCGCGCAGCTCGACGC belongs to Deinococcota bacterium and includes:
- a CDS encoding NAD(P)/FAD-dependent oxidoreductase is translated as MSEPLHVVIVGGGAAGFFAAITCAASNPGTRVTLLERSHQPLAKVRVSGGGRCNVTHHLFDPALLAGHYPRGGRALRGPMSRFGPRETVAWFTARGVALKAESDGRMFPVTDASETIVSCLVEAARAAGVTVRSRAAVTSVKRTQNGFAVALKEGETLSCERLLLATGSNAQAYAWAEALGHAVEPPVPSLFTFNVDDPRLEGLAGISVPQAQLRLEGTKLEQTGPLLVTHWGLSGPAVLKLSAWGARELHARGYRATLLVNWLSDTHPEALRERLLTVKDTEARKTVHARSPALLPQRLWRALAAAAGIPEGKRWAEVSKLELHTLAEELNRGRFAITGKGVFKEEFVTCGGVRLKEVNFKTMESRLVPGLHFAGEILDIDGVTGGFNFQSAWVTGWLAGRAMATV